Proteins from a single region of Mesotoga sp. BH458_6_3_2_1:
- a CDS encoding bifunctional 4-hydroxy-2-oxoglutarate aldolase/2-dehydro-3-deoxy-phosphogluconate aldolase: MKNIILQERIMAVIRSDSVERCVEIGRSCFRGGVKILEITFTVPDAPKAISILSKEIEGAYVGAGTVITDDQFSKAVKSGAKYVVSPHLSEELAIQSRALETLYLPGIMTPTEYVKATALGSSMVKVFPGDVLSPSFVKSLRGPFPEALCVVSGGVNLDNIDTWFKAGTAAVGIGSDLTKGSPEEIEEKARQYVAKVKNFFG, from the coding sequence GTGAAGAATATTATCCTGCAGGAAAGGATAATGGCTGTCATTAGAAGCGACAGTGTAGAGAGATGCGTCGAGATTGGAAGAAGCTGTTTCAGGGGAGGCGTGAAGATCTTAGAAATAACCTTCACGGTTCCCGATGCCCCCAAGGCGATTTCAATTCTCTCAAAAGAAATAGAGGGTGCCTACGTTGGAGCTGGAACGGTTATCACTGACGACCAGTTCAGCAAGGCCGTTAAAAGCGGCGCAAAGTACGTCGTTAGTCCGCATCTTTCCGAAGAGCTTGCAATTCAGTCCAGAGCGCTTGAGACGCTCTATCTACCTGGAATCATGACGCCGACGGAGTATGTAAAGGCAACTGCGCTGGGCAGCTCGATGGTCAAAGTCTTCCCTGGCGATGTCCTTTCGCCATCCTTTGTGAAATCACTTAGGGGTCCCTTCCCTGAGGCGCTGTGTGTGGTGTCGGGAGGAGTCAATCTCGACAACATAGACACATGGTTCAAGGCAGGCACCGCCGCCGTTGGTATAGGATCCGATCTGACTAAAGGGAGCCCGGAAGAAATAGAGGAGAAGGCAAGACAGTACGTCGCCAAAGTCAAGAATTTCTTTGGATAA
- a CDS encoding rhamnulokinase family protein — protein sequence MIGFLAIDIGASSGKAFVGKYGRNRLVLEEVHRFSNEPIHVAGSTHWNLISLYRNVVESIKAASTLGIEIRSVGIDTWGVDFGLIDSSGSIQGDPRHYRDMFKDDSMDYAIKKAGKRWIFDRSPTQFQPFNTLYQLISLKRKNSRHLKKAEFLLPMPSLLTYFLTGEKLTEFTFATTTQLFDPDRNDWSKELIRFFDLPEIMTPIVDPGEIAGELLPSISKELGIRGMKVILPASHDTASAVSSMDLSDDSMFVSAGTWCLEGVLIDKPSRNDDVIENNLANEGCYGRKYRLLKNLTGLWLVQELLREWKKSNPNLDHYALTEMALTARSYERKIDVESEAFRKPRNMEKAILSETESLGISLQNRGEIVRAAIEGIAYQTEQTRRQLQSITGRSIRNIRMVGGGIRNRLLCQLVSDYTGLPVVAGPAEGTATGNIIVQMLGLGELSDLSQAHDLIQRSFNFQEYTPEK from the coding sequence TTGATCGGATTCCTCGCCATAGACATCGGTGCCTCCAGCGGCAAGGCCTTCGTCGGAAAGTACGGTCGAAACAGGCTGGTTCTGGAAGAAGTACATCGCTTTTCAAACGAGCCTATCCATGTCGCAGGTTCGACTCACTGGAACCTAATTTCGCTTTACAGGAATGTCGTGGAAAGCATTAAGGCGGCTTCTACTCTTGGAATTGAGATCCGCAGCGTAGGAATCGACACATGGGGAGTGGATTTCGGTCTCATCGACAGCTCCGGTTCGATTCAGGGTGATCCCAGACATTACAGAGATATGTTCAAAGACGATTCCATGGATTACGCAATAAAGAAGGCAGGCAAGCGATGGATCTTCGACAGATCTCCAACCCAGTTTCAGCCTTTCAACACTCTCTATCAGCTCATATCCCTCAAGCGTAAGAACAGCCGTCACCTTAAGAAGGCAGAATTCCTTCTCCCGATGCCTTCACTCCTGACCTACTTCCTTACAGGGGAGAAGCTGACAGAGTTCACTTTCGCCACTACCACACAACTCTTCGACCCCGATCGGAATGACTGGAGCAAAGAGCTGATAAGATTTTTCGATCTACCCGAGATAATGACTCCCATTGTAGATCCCGGGGAAATCGCCGGAGAACTGCTCCCCTCAATCTCGAAAGAGCTCGGCATAAGGGGAATGAAGGTAATTCTCCCAGCGAGCCACGACACGGCATCGGCCGTTTCGTCCATGGATCTTTCAGATGATTCGATGTTCGTCAGCGCCGGAACCTGGTGCCTGGAAGGGGTGTTGATCGACAAGCCTTCCAGGAATGACGATGTTATCGAAAACAACCTTGCCAACGAGGGTTGCTACGGAAGGAAGTACCGCCTGCTCAAGAATCTAACCGGCCTATGGTTGGTTCAGGAACTCCTCAGGGAGTGGAAGAAATCGAATCCGAATCTCGATCACTATGCGTTGACCGAGATGGCGCTGACCGCCAGAAGCTATGAGAGAAAAATAGATGTGGAGTCCGAAGCCTTCAGAAAACCGAGAAACATGGAGAAGGCTATACTCTCCGAAACCGAGAGTCTCGGGATCTCTTTGCAAAACAGGGGAGAGATCGTGAGAGCCGCGATCGAAGGAATCGCTTACCAGACGGAGCAGACAAGAAGACAACTGCAGTCAATAACCGGCCGGTCAATAAGGAACATCAGAATGGTAGGCGGCGGCATTCGCAACAGACTTCTCTGCCAGTTAGTGTCAGACTACACAGGGCTTCCAGTAGTCGCAGGACCTGCGGAAGGGACTGCCACAGGTAACATCATAGTGCAGATGCTTGGCCTTGGAGAACTAAGCGACCTATCGCAGGCCCACGATCTCATTCAACGCTCATTCAACTTTCAGGAATACACTCCGGAAAAGTAA
- a CDS encoding ABC transporter substrate-binding protein, which yields MRRLFLVVILLILLSTSFAEALKKRGTEEEFSYSELAGGSVVLPVDTTFMFIPGFELSEGDFWVTFAIQDPLFRWASGDELSPCLVEKYELLNSNKSLIIKLREDIFWYDGTPITSADMEYSIKAWKSSESSPLYEALNDPRFGWFSIADSKTVVFYFNESYPEFLNSLRTGILAKHVYSDRLGIEPESMEENVEMDKPPIEATSGPFVLDPASVKGNIILKRNPNWHGGSGDVLFPLVFESWPEKSLLDEVRLVEVAEPLDRIEMFDAGELHLLFSEPDHNESLLNESASGKFKSGSFPDGSYHVVLVNHRNALLAERGVRQALKMSLDYESLLEALPNSIGTFIPVDPRTAIFKTLQAQIVDLPYDPEKAKTFLSNAGYPDSVTLSIKVYHGVENILLEELQKSWDKIGVKLEVQRLDWGSLLRDIDEGDYELAYLRVQAFDYPEIAPWTSEYENDLKSGWEVGYVNQQIFRIMRRAAIEPDWPKRTPYYLGSYRIWTNDVPVLVLAYNLSYAFWNSQLSGPVPGRGELYENLAEWYLQK from the coding sequence GTGCGGAGATTATTTCTAGTCGTTATATTGCTTATCTTGTTGTCTACTAGTTTCGCCGAGGCTCTTAAAAAAAGAGGGACAGAAGAAGAATTCTCCTATTCGGAGCTAGCTGGAGGGTCGGTCGTACTCCCGGTCGATACTACCTTCATGTTCATTCCAGGCTTTGAGCTTTCAGAGGGTGATTTCTGGGTTACTTTTGCGATTCAGGACCCTCTTTTCAGATGGGCAAGCGGTGACGAATTGAGTCCTTGCCTGGTGGAAAAGTACGAGCTTTTGAATTCGAACAAGTCACTTATCATAAAGCTCAGAGAGGATATTTTCTGGTATGACGGAACTCCTATCACTAGCGCGGATATGGAGTACTCGATAAAAGCCTGGAAGAGCAGCGAAAGCTCTCCGCTCTATGAGGCTCTCAACGATCCACGATTTGGCTGGTTTTCCATCGCCGACAGCAAAACTGTAGTTTTCTATTTCAATGAATCATATCCCGAATTCCTGAACTCTTTGAGAACGGGCATACTCGCTAAACATGTTTACTCGGACAGACTTGGAATCGAACCGGAGAGTATGGAAGAGAACGTGGAAATGGATAAACCTCCTATCGAAGCTACTTCAGGGCCCTTCGTACTTGATCCGGCAAGTGTAAAAGGCAACATTATTCTGAAAAGAAATCCGAACTGGCATGGAGGATCTGGAGACGTTCTCTTTCCGCTAGTATTTGAGAGTTGGCCTGAAAAGAGTCTTCTAGATGAAGTAAGGCTCGTGGAAGTGGCAGAGCCTCTTGACAGAATTGAAATGTTCGATGCGGGCGAGCTGCATCTTCTCTTCAGTGAGCCGGATCATAACGAGTCTCTTCTTAATGAATCGGCTTCCGGAAAGTTCAAATCGGGAAGTTTCCCGGATGGCAGTTATCATGTTGTTCTCGTGAATCACAGGAACGCACTCCTGGCAGAAAGGGGAGTGAGACAGGCGCTCAAGATGTCTCTTGACTACGAATCTCTTCTTGAAGCCCTCCCCAATTCTATCGGAACTTTCATTCCTGTAGATCCCAGAACAGCTATCTTTAAGACCCTGCAAGCTCAGATAGTGGATCTTCCCTACGATCCGGAGAAGGCAAAGACCTTCCTTTCAAATGCAGGTTATCCCGATAGTGTAACTCTGTCGATCAAGGTCTATCATGGAGTTGAGAATATATTGCTGGAGGAGCTCCAGAAGAGCTGGGACAAGATAGGTGTGAAACTCGAAGTGCAAAGGCTTGATTGGGGAAGTCTTCTCCGTGACATAGATGAAGGCGATTATGAGCTGGCCTATCTTCGAGTCCAGGCCTTCGACTATCCCGAGATAGCCCCATGGACCAGCGAGTATGAGAATGATTTGAAATCAGGCTGGGAAGTAGGTTATGTGAATCAGCAGATTTTCAGAATTATGAGAAGGGCCGCCATTGAACCCGACTGGCCAAAACGTACTCCCTATTATCTTGGGTCATACAGGATATGGACGAATGATGTACCGGTTCTTGTTCTTGCCTACAATCTCTCTTACGCTTTCTGGAATAGCCAGCTCAGCGGGCCGGTCCCGGGCAGAGGGGAGCTTTACGAGAATCTTGCTGAATGGTATTTGCAGAAATGA
- a CDS encoding carbohydrate kinase: MRDRSKPVLCSGEILFDFISREPMKGLEGTTLFEKKPGGAPFNISVGLHRLGVPMEFLAKIGMDEFGSALLEYLKSLGISTSYVIREHGTKTPIAFAALDGEGKPEFRFYWDHAAHLLLKSEEIEEIDPMNFSLFHFGAIVLLEEPSASTYLELFERFSSRGVKTSFDPNIRRSAIEDHDSFRAIVREIISRVDILKLSDDDLLYICDSDNLDEALSRLEVRPDTLVFLTLGSRGSTVYRGRTSVRREGFKVKVAETTGCGDSFMAAVISKLYNMGDEELCGLTEEDLGSILTFANAEAAIVATRYGGASSMPAESEVNQFLKERGMDR; this comes from the coding sequence ATGAGAGATCGGTCCAAACCGGTTTTATGCTCTGGAGAGATCCTCTTCGATTTTATCTCTAGAGAACCTATGAAAGGCCTGGAGGGCACCACCCTGTTTGAAAAGAAACCGGGTGGTGCACCTTTCAACATATCTGTCGGTCTTCACAGACTGGGAGTTCCTATGGAATTTCTCGCCAAAATTGGCATGGACGAATTTGGTAGCGCACTTCTCGAATATCTGAAGTCTCTTGGAATATCTACTAGCTACGTGATTAGAGAACATGGAACGAAGACACCTATAGCCTTTGCCGCTCTGGACGGCGAGGGAAAGCCGGAATTTAGATTCTACTGGGATCATGCAGCACATCTATTGCTCAAATCAGAAGAAATCGAAGAGATCGACCCCATGAACTTTTCCCTATTTCATTTTGGCGCGATAGTACTCCTAGAAGAACCGTCGGCATCCACTTATCTGGAGCTGTTCGAAAGGTTCAGTTCAAGAGGAGTCAAGACTTCATTCGACCCCAACATTCGAAGAAGCGCAATAGAAGATCACGATTCATTCAGGGCCATAGTCAGAGAAATCATCTCCAGAGTCGACATTCTCAAGCTCAGCGACGACGATCTGCTATACATATGTGACAGCGACAATCTCGATGAGGCCCTGTCTCGGCTCGAAGTCAGACCAGACACGCTCGTCTTTCTCACCCTCGGCAGCAGAGGATCCACTGTTTATCGCGGAAGGACTTCTGTTAGGAGAGAGGGGTTCAAGGTGAAAGTGGCCGAGACAACCGGCTGCGGAGACTCTTTCATGGCCGCAGTAATCTCTAAGCTCTACAATATGGGCGATGAAGAACTGTGTGGTCTTACCGAAGAAGATCTGGGAAGCATTCTCACTTTCGCAAACGCAGAGGCGGCGATCGTCGCGACAAGATATGGCGGAGCAAGCTCTATGCCAGCCGAAAGCGAAGTGAACCAGTTCCTTAAAGAACGGGGTATGGACCGTTGA